One Dasypus novemcinctus isolate mDasNov1 chromosome 1, mDasNov1.1.hap2, whole genome shotgun sequence genomic window carries:
- the ZNF518B gene encoding zinc finger protein 518B, with amino-acid sequence MDSLEMQIKKMKDIGQQLYTVQVADGRNSLTMSPKHPSANRETRPDRQDAQTRLYQGSEAEATMTTIATCVKCKSVHRIPLQGLKKGTGQSQKEDRFVCFKCNLGVPPPHFHFVNNNPSASQVGNKTEAISSPVNSKFKVRNFKPGKYYCDKCRFSTKDPLQYKKHTLQHEEIKFICSHCNYISYTKGEFQRHLVKHTGIFPYQCEYCDYGAIRNDYIVKHRKRVHERAGGKRSPKTIAKLDPKRASALKQDTDFLRASSSRTTFHNKLSDQLSRFSLHTKKDKMHNIMLLPRSKDYQRDVVCIPNKTTLFEPNEVNLFENKNVEVEVLSPAKEPVQPGMPLTVVAPAELVVPANCLAQLIDVKVVNGTQQLVLKLFPLEENNCLEANGSDGGNSEHMTRDRVSNEHGKVSVEQTKSLTFEGNVGKHAGIDNLQSSVHRQLKNVKWVRSYDFFMSNSSVYNHGESFLNFNTVEGLQKRKNLYPYRNGLPSMALKGHSPSSLVKNSVLCGFGATSSPYSFAEDGRNLHSDLHQSFPFASSPAAISFSGEKDFLPIRENNLESGGEISIPLKMVSSHRKLKDNQAEEHKAVSNMGQISSQHKNEYLHINITGEDGLRSEKPGDKPLELDTSERNKDSFEGPVISSVFSLSSGSENVPEGIKWNSSTSKIKSIELLRRKIAQLIESCGKPSSLAANNVHRRSIEQASKVTSTGTPEGIQEMNVSFSGPGYSAGTVPKPRDDGVNGQFLREQIYPQFVGGCDGKTEGVARKAHGAAPVLIPKGAVLRVLNSPEDAHVVEAASEAPGSGPCNEAQLIKPVPFCPVRQTDSDLQPSTNESGPIDMSQNLETTLRPKPRKESAFCGTTPKRTGPLHGQQGGSDLNKQGKLLSRNLPLSRNKTKQVTSSKKKNKIQADTSRPFKDPSIFQVTRQLRLIAAKPDQLIKCPRRNQPVIVLNHPDVDSPEVTNVMKVINKYKGNVLKVVLSERTRCQLGIRRHHVRLTYQNAEEASQIKRQMMLKMKLKKVHKNNYQVVDSLPDDSSQCIFKCWFCGRLYEDQEEWMSHGQRHLIEATRDWDVLSSKGK; translated from the coding sequence atGGACTCTTTGGAAATGCAGATCAAGAAGATGAAGGATATTGGACAGCAATTATACACTGTGCAAGTGGCTGATGGACGTAATTCCTTGACCATGTCCCCCAAACATCCAAGTGCTAATAGAGAGACTCGACCAGATAGACAAGACGCTCAAACCCGTTTGTATCAAGGCTCAGAGGCGGAGGCTACCATGACAACCATTGCTACATGTGTCAAGTGCAAAAGTGTTCACAGAATCCCTCTGCAGGGTTTGAAAAAGGGCACTGGGCAGAGCCAAAAGGAAGATCGGTTTGTCTGTTTCAAATGCAACCTTGGTGTTCCTCCTCCCCATTTCCATTTCGTGAACAATAATCCCAGTGCTTCTCAGGTGGGAAATAAAACAGAAGCCATCTCGAGCCCAGTCAATAGTAAGTTTAAGGTAAGGAACTTTAAGCCAGGCAAATACTATTGTGATAAGTGCCGATTTTCCACAAAGGACCCCCTGCAGTACAAAAAGCACACCCTTCAACATGAAGAGATTAAATTCATTTGTTCTCACTGCAACTACATTTCATACACAAAAGGAGAGTTTCAGAGGCATTTGGTGAAGCATACAGGCATATTCCCTTATCAATGTGAGTATTGTGACTATGGTGCTATTAGAAATGATTATATTGTCAAACACAGGAAGAGAGTACATGAGAGGGCTGGCGGAAAACGCTCGCCCAAAACTATTGCCAAGCTGGATCCGAAAAGAGCCAGTGCATTGAAACAAGACACAGACTTTTTAAGAGCTTCCAGTTCAAGGACTACATTTCACAATAAGTTGTCAGATCAACTTTCAAGGTTCTCCCTCCACACAAAGAAAGACAAAATGCACAATATTATGTTGTTACCTAGATCAAAGGATTACCAAAGAGATGTAGTGTGTATTCCAAATAAAACGACCCTCTTTGAGCCAAATGAGGTCAATCTGTTTGAGAACAAAAATGTTGAAGTAGAAGTATTATCCCCTGCAAAAGAACCCGTACAGCCAGGTATGCCGTTAACAGTTGTGGCACCAGCGGAACTAGTTGTCCCTGCAAACTGTTTAGCCCAGTTGATAGACGTGAAAGTTGTCAATGGGACACAGCAACTCGTTCTCAAACTGTTTcctttggaagaaaataattgcctTGAAGCTAATGGAAGTGATGGAGGTAATTCTGAGCATATGACTAGAGACAGAGTTTCAAATGAACACGGAAAAGTATCTGTAGAACAGACAAAGTCACTGACATTTGAGGGGAATGTTGGAAAACATGCAGGTATTGATAATCTTCAATCATCAGTTCACAGACAActtaaaaatgtgaaatgggtAAGGTCTTATGATTTTTTCATGTCAAATTCTAGTGTGTACAACCATGGAGAATCCTTTCTAAATTTTAATACAGTTGAAGgtttgcaaaaaagaaagaatttatatCCATATAGAAATGGACTTCCTTCCATGGCCTTAAAAGGCCATTCTCCATCATCTCTAGTAAAAAACAGTGTTTTATGTGGTTTTGGAGCTACATCAAGCCCTTATTCTTTTGCTGAAGATGGAAGAAATTTACACAGTGACTTACACCAGTCATTTCCTTTTGCTTCATCTCCTGCAGCCATTTCCTTTTCTGGAGAAAAGGACTTCTTGCCCATAAGGGAAAATAACTTGGAATCTGGAGGTGAGATCAGTATTCCTTTAAAAATGGTTTCTTCTCATAGGAAGCTGAAAGACAACCAGGCAGAGGAACACAAAGCAGTTTCAAATATGGGCCAGATTTCCTCCCaacataaaaatgaatatttacacATAAACATAACTGGAGAAGATGGACTCAGATCTGAAAAGCCTGGGGATAAGCCTTTGGAATTAGATACTTCTGAAAGGAATAAGGACTCTTTTGAAGGCCCGGTCATCTCGTCAGTATTTTCTCTTAGCTCTGGCTCAGAAAATGTCCCTGAGGGCATTAAGTGGAATAGTTCAACGTCCAAAATAAAGTCAATTGAACTGTTACGCAGAAAGATAGCTCAGTTAATTGAATCCTGCGGCAAACCTTCATCTTTGGCTGCAAATAATGTACATCGTCGTTCCATAGAGCAGGCCTCAAAGGTAACTTCAACTGGTACCCCTGAAGGTATTCAAGAAATGAATGTGTCATTTTCTGGCCCAGGCTATTCCGCAGGCACTGTCCCCAAACCACGGGATGATGGTGTTAATGGACAGTTCCTTCGTGAGCAAATATATCCACAGTTTGTAGGTGGCTGTGATGGAAAAACAGAAGGAGTAGCCAGGAAGGCTCATGGTGCCGCTCCAGTGTTGATCCCCAAAGGGGCTGTGTTGAGGGTCCTTAATTCCCCTGAGGACGCCCACGTTGTGGAGGCTGCGAGTGAAGCACCTGGCAGTGGACCGTGCAATGAAGCACAGTTAATAAAACCTGTTCCATTCTGCCCTGTGAGACAAACAGACTCAGACTTACAGCCATCAACAAATGAAAGCGGGCCAATAGATATGTCCCAAAATCTTGAGACAACTCTTCGGCCTAAGCCAAGAAAAGAGAGTGCTTTCTGTGGCACCACCCCAAAAAGAACTGGCCCCCTTCACGGACAGCAAGGAGGCAGTGACTTGAATAAGCAAGGGAAACTCCTCTCCAGAAATCTTCCTCTAAGtagaaataaaaccaaacaagTGACCTcatccaagaagaaaaacaaaattcaggCTGATACCAGCCGCCCTTTCAAGGATCCTTCCATTTTTCAGGTTACAAGACAACTTCGACTTATAGCAGCTAAACCAGACCAGTTGATTAAATGCCCCCGGCGGAACCAGCCAGTCATTGTGTTAAACCATCCCGATGTTGACTCACCAGAAGTGACCAACGTGATGAAGGTAATAAACAAGTACAAAGGCAATGTCCTCAAAGTCGTCTTGTCAGAGAGGACTAGATGTCAGCTTGGCATCAGACGGCATCATGTGCGGCTTACCTACCAGAATGCTGAGGAAGCCAGTCAGATAAAAAGGCAGATGATGttgaaaatgaaacttaaaaaagtTCATAAAAACAACTACCAGGTAGTGGATTCCTTGCCGGATGATTCATCACAGTGCATATTTAAGTGCTGGTTTTGCGGGCGGCTCTATGAAGACCAGGAAGAGTGGATGAGCCATGGCCAGCGGCATTTGATAGAAGCAACTAGAGATTGGGATGTTCTTTCTTCTAAgggcaaataa